From Hugenholtzia roseola DSM 9546, one genomic window encodes:
- the scpB gene encoding SMC-Scp complex subunit ScpB has product MENSCKKPTFANSFVKGKFACGLFCQKVSRALANHYQNPAFMGAEEMEQSDLHLRQEPTPDSTFQPTSISPILLGQIEALIFCAHLPLKLEEMQRILQSYYQVEQQAEPSHFEQESIQEPAQDSNQAQAAPSALAAFQGISPDLSLPTLEAHLEALILRYRQMNSGMEICAVAGGYQFLTKPQHEPLLHHLLAQRTKRKLSKSALETLALIAYKQPITKQKIEEIRGSSADYAIQKLLENELIVIKGKDTTAGRPTLYATSSKFMRYFGIHTLKDLPIPEEVLSQEQEADALESLPAFRLRTKEGTLKEGSLKEILKKESPQEDAPDDVALF; this is encoded by the coding sequence TTGGAAAATTCTTGTAAAAAGCCTACCTTTGCCAATTCTTTTGTAAAGGGCAAATTCGCCTGTGGCTTGTTTTGCCAAAAGGTAAGCCGCGCCCTTGCAAATCACTATCAAAACCCTGCCTTTATGGGAGCAGAAGAGATGGAGCAATCCGACCTGCATCTTAGACAAGAGCCAACGCCTGACTCAACTTTTCAGCCTACTTCTATTAGTCCGATACTCTTAGGGCAAATAGAGGCACTGATTTTTTGCGCCCATCTGCCCCTCAAATTAGAGGAAATGCAGCGTATTTTGCAATCTTACTACCAAGTGGAGCAGCAGGCAGAGCCAAGTCATTTTGAGCAAGAGTCTATACAAGAGCCTGCCCAAGATTCAAACCAAGCCCAAGCCGCCCCCTCTGCCCTTGCTGCCTTTCAAGGAATTTCGCCCGACCTTAGCCTACCCACTTTGGAAGCGCATCTCGAAGCCTTGATTTTGCGCTATCGCCAAATGAATAGCGGCATGGAGATTTGCGCCGTAGCAGGTGGGTATCAATTTCTGACCAAACCCCAGCATGAGCCACTACTTCACCATTTATTGGCACAACGCACCAAGCGCAAACTCTCTAAATCGGCTTTGGAAACCTTAGCTTTGATTGCCTACAAACAGCCCATTACCAAACAAAAGATAGAAGAAATCAGGGGCAGCAGTGCCGATTATGCCATTCAGAAGCTATTAGAAAATGAGCTAATTGTCATCAAGGGCAAGGATACGACAGCTGGTCGTCCTACCTTATACGCCACTTCCAGCAAGTTTATGCGCTATTTCGGTATCCATACGCTCAAAGATTTGCCCATTCCCGAAGAGGTATTGAGCCAAGAGCAGGAAGCAGACGCTTTGGAGAGCCTGCCTGCCTTCCGCCTGCGTACCAAAGAAGGCACGCTCAAAGAAGGCTCTTTAAAGGAGATTTTAAAGAAAGAATCACCCCAAGAAGATGCGCCTGACGATGTCGCCCTTTTCTAA
- a CDS encoding pseudouridine synthase — translation MKNRNSNFKKDTPSEKRNAQAKPFAKREQNLSKNEANPKREARPSNKDTNRDTRFDKPKREGKLDSKFEPTEKRRRTDAPTQRKAAFQKNTNPKHADRNGEKSDKDFGKNDRKNFHPTDRPVDRFTDRREKGSRQQEGELSQRDALRLKAKTNPKAAQRSNFKPKSGAESDFEADKKTTKGSDFRKTTRFSERKQTERGERNRNQDENPKRRNFAKESRNTKSGRTKGVQTEEDTHFIRLNRYIANSGLCSRREADKLIAKGAISINGNVVTELGYKVSQKDVVQYRDKVLRKERNVYILLNKPKDTLTTTQDPQGRPTVMDLVREACLERIYPVGRLDRNTTGLLLLTNDGEMAKKLSHPSYGVQKIYRVELDKPFVDTDFQKLVEGITLEDGFIKPDGIAILTPDRKTIGVELHSGKNRIVRRMFSHLSYEVEKLDRTVYAGLTKETLSRGQWRYLSEREIIRLKFFTKRTIG, via the coding sequence ATGAAAAATAGAAATTCGAATTTTAAAAAAGACACGCCTTCGGAAAAAAGAAACGCCCAAGCGAAACCTTTTGCCAAAAGAGAGCAAAACCTGTCTAAAAACGAAGCCAACCCCAAAAGAGAAGCACGCCCTTCGAACAAAGACACCAACAGAGATACGCGCTTTGATAAGCCTAAGCGCGAAGGAAAGCTCGACAGCAAGTTTGAGCCAACCGAAAAACGACGAAGAACAGACGCACCCACACAGAGAAAAGCGGCTTTCCAGAAAAATACGAACCCCAAGCATGCCGACCGAAACGGCGAGAAGTCTGATAAGGATTTTGGAAAAAACGACCGAAAGAACTTTCACCCCACCGACCGCCCTGTCGACCGTTTTACGGATAGGCGCGAGAAGGGGAGCAGGCAGCAGGAGGGAGAATTGTCCCAAAGAGATGCCTTGCGTTTGAAGGCAAAAACAAACCCCAAGGCGGCTCAAAGGTCTAATTTTAAGCCTAAATCGGGTGCTGAATCTGATTTTGAGGCTGACAAAAAGACAACAAAAGGCTCTGATTTTAGAAAAACTACGCGCTTTTCTGAAAGGAAGCAAACAGAGAGAGGCGAAAGAAACAGAAACCAAGACGAAAATCCTAAGCGTAGGAACTTTGCCAAAGAGAGCCGAAATACGAAAAGCGGACGCACCAAAGGCGTGCAAACCGAAGAGGACACGCATTTTATACGCCTCAACCGCTATATCGCCAACTCTGGACTTTGTTCAAGACGCGAAGCCGACAAACTCATTGCCAAAGGTGCAATTAGCATCAATGGCAATGTCGTAACCGAGTTGGGCTACAAAGTTTCGCAAAAAGATGTGGTACAATATCGCGATAAAGTATTGCGAAAAGAGCGCAACGTCTATATTTTGCTCAATAAGCCCAAAGATACCCTGACCACTACCCAAGACCCACAGGGCAGACCTACCGTCATGGATTTGGTGCGTGAAGCCTGTTTAGAGCGCATCTATCCCGTAGGGCGATTGGATAGAAATACCACAGGCTTGCTTTTGCTCACCAATGACGGAGAGATGGCGAAAAAACTTTCGCACCCTTCTTATGGCGTTCAGAAGATTTATCGAGTAGAATTAGATAAGCCCTTTGTGGATACCGATTTTCAGAAGTTGGTCGAGGGCATTACCCTCGAAGATGGTTTTATCAAACCTGACGGTATCGCCATTCTAACGCCCGATAGAAAGACGATAGGCGTAGAACTGCACAGCGGTAAAAACCGCATTGTGCGCCGCATGTTTTCGCATTTGAGCTATGAAGTAGAAAAATTAGACCGAACCGTTTATGCAGGTCTGACCAAAGAAACGCTTTCGCGTGGGCAGTGGCGTTATCTAAGTGAAAGAGAAATTATTAGGCTTAAATTCTTTACCAAAAGAACGATTGGTTAA
- a CDS encoding ABC transporter permease, whose protein sequence is MNIWQKTAFLCLFILLLPILYLLFHLFAEESKAWQHITENLLGLYLQGSLVQLGSVLSLTLLWGVPSAWLVATTDFWGRRFFSWALLLPLSIPAYILSYTYSATLSYTGSIGIFLRQLNGGNFLDTGILSWQGAALMMSLALYPYLFGISKAVFEKQSAQALEAAWLLGKNRYQTFFQVALPLARPALVGGLFLVGMEVLNEYGTYKYFGVNTFTTGIFGAWAKFGDVTAAIRLAACLMLFVGLFILFERYQRGQVKVSDQRSVPLLRKKLNWGETLLAYLACGLPFFLGFLLPFVQIAVWFFHSFAQIWTDAFWVLMRNSVLLCLGASLLTVLVSLLLTYSQRLGSSGKKEGLFWGRSLIWLNRLANLGYAVPGAVIAIGVLAMFLAFDKGIKIFLATQGISIGFVFSGTILSLLLAYLIRFLAVAYQSVESGFEKINPHTQEAARLLGKNSLYTLGRVILPQLQPALRTALILVAIDVMKELPLTLILRPFNFDTLATKAYELADQEFVAEAAVPSLLIILLGLVPIVLLQKK, encoded by the coding sequence ATGAACATTTGGCAAAAAACTGCATTTCTCTGTCTTTTTATCCTGCTTCTGCCGATACTCTACTTGCTTTTTCACCTTTTTGCAGAAGAGAGTAAGGCGTGGCAGCATATCACCGAAAATTTATTAGGACTTTACCTACAAGGCTCGCTTGTGCAGCTTGGGAGCGTACTTTCGCTCACGCTCCTATGGGGAGTTCCCTCGGCGTGGCTTGTCGCGACGACGGATTTTTGGGGGCGGCGTTTTTTTTCGTGGGCATTGTTGCTGCCTTTGTCCATTCCCGCCTATATTTTGTCTTATACCTATTCGGCTACTTTATCTTATACGGGCAGTATCGGCATTTTTCTACGCCAACTCAATGGCGGCAACTTCCTCGATACGGGGATTCTCTCTTGGCAGGGGGCGGCATTGATGATGTCTTTGGCACTCTATCCTTATCTTTTTGGTATCAGCAAGGCGGTTTTCGAAAAGCAGTCGGCACAGGCTTTGGAGGCGGCTTGGCTTTTGGGCAAAAACCGCTACCAAACCTTTTTTCAGGTCGCCCTTCCTTTGGCGCGTCCTGCCTTAGTGGGGGGGCTTTTTTTGGTAGGAATGGAGGTCTTGAATGAATATGGCACGTATAAATATTTTGGAGTCAATACTTTCACTACGGGTATTTTTGGTGCTTGGGCAAAATTTGGTGACGTTACGGCAGCGATTCGCTTGGCGGCTTGTCTGATGCTCTTTGTGGGTTTGTTTATCCTCTTCGAACGCTACCAGCGCGGTCAGGTCAAGGTTTCAGACCAAAGGAGTGTGCCGCTTTTGCGCAAAAAGTTGAATTGGGGCGAAACGCTATTGGCATATCTTGCCTGTGGGCTGCCTTTTTTTTTAGGTTTCCTCTTGCCTTTTGTGCAAATTGCCGTTTGGTTTTTTCATTCTTTTGCGCAAATATGGACAGATGCGTTTTGGGTGCTGATGCGCAATAGCGTCTTGCTTTGTCTGGGGGCAAGTCTGCTTACGGTGCTGGTGAGTTTGCTACTCACTTACAGTCAGCGATTGGGAAGTAGTGGCAAAAAAGAAGGACTTTTTTGGGGACGCTCCCTGATTTGGCTCAACCGTTTGGCGAATTTGGGCTATGCAGTCCCCGGTGCTGTTATTGCTATCGGTGTGCTGGCAATGTTTTTGGCTTTCGACAAGGGCATCAAGATTTTTTTAGCAACACAGGGCATTAGCATTGGCTTTGTGTTTTCGGGTACAATTCTCTCGCTACTTTTAGCCTACCTTATTCGCTTTTTAGCCGTTGCTTATCAGTCGGTAGAAAGTGGCTTCGAAAAAATCAATCCGCACACACAGGAGGCGGCGCGGCTTTTGGGTAAAAATTCGCTTTATACGTTGGGGCGCGTCATTTTGCCACAATTACAACCTGCCCTGCGGACTGCCCTTATTTTGGTTGCCATAGATGTAATGAAAGAATTGCCACTTACGCTGATTCTAAGACCTTTCAACTTCGATACTTTGGCAACGAAAGCCTATGAATTAGCCGACCAAGAATTTGTGGCAGAGGCGGCTGTGCCTTCGCTGCTTATTATTTTATTGGGATTAGTACCTATTGTTTTATTACAAAAAAAGTGA
- a CDS encoding DUF3592 domain-containing protein has protein sequence MAKKIFVIVMLAVFLALFGFAHSWLGSSLEDQKRLEEIGVALDAELVEIAQSRSNKSTTYAPVVAYQVEGKSYRLASSLFTNDEAPFPANIGEKMPIKYNPQNPEEATFVGEYGAYLHNSTEIMLLVVKVMMGIVVFIFLFFIFKFIRTILF, from the coding sequence ATGGCAAAAAAAATCTTTGTGATTGTGATGCTCGCCGTATTTTTAGCACTGTTTGGTTTTGCTCATTCTTGGTTGGGAAGCAGCCTCGAAGACCAAAAGCGATTAGAGGAAATAGGCGTAGCCTTAGATGCAGAGCTTGTCGAAATCGCGCAAAGCAGGTCTAACAAATCGACTACTTACGCACCCGTAGTGGCTTATCAGGTCGAGGGCAAATCCTACCGTTTAGCCTCCTCTCTTTTCACTAACGACGAAGCCCCTTTCCCTGCCAACATAGGGGAAAAGATGCCAATTAAATACAACCCTCAAAATCCCGAAGAGGCGACTTTTGTAGGTGAGTATGGCGCGTACTTGCACAATTCGACAGAGATAATGCTTCTTGTCGTCAAAGTGATGATGGGAATTGTTGTATTTATTTTTCTTTTCTTTATTTTTAAATTTATTCGTACCATTCTTTTCTAA